Proteins from a single region of Gossypium arboreum isolate Shixiya-1 chromosome 1, ASM2569848v2, whole genome shotgun sequence:
- the LOC128293072 gene encoding uncharacterized protein LOC128293072, translated as MSFTLVCLVLSLYLCFFSYVHSLDSFSNGSLDTFLQDFAFRALVIRHSPHTGALYKANLPVNLSGMGVSIARIRSRTLWKKGANFSCFRIPSRTFLVPHVRRVAIVYETLGNWSSYYYRVQGYSMIAPVIGFMVFDASNARAKSLKSINLDTMGKPISIHFPNLKYPDSARCTAFNSNGTVDFSPIMFSNVCYTSNQGHFSVLVPLKREKRPWYPWVIGVVLGFGMLVFSGYFGLVLLKVLKTKRVQAMERQADEGEILDSRWVNCSKMPSATVTRTQPVLENGVFPQ; from the coding sequence ATGAGCTTCACACTCGTATGTTTGGTTCTCAGTTTGTACTTATGTTTTTTTTCATATGTTCATAGCTTAGACAGCTTTTCCAATGGTTCCTTGGATACATTTCTTCAGGATTTTGCTTTCAGAGCATTGGTTATTAGGCACAGTCCTCATACTGGAGCTTTATACAAAGCCAATCTTCCGGTTAATCTTTCAGGCATGGGCGTTTCCATTGCACGAATCCGAAGCCGGACGTTGTGGAAGAAAGGGGCTAATTTTAGTTGTTTTCGTATCCCATCACGGACTTTTCTGGTTCCTCACGTCCGAAGGGTCGCGATAGTCTACGAGACCCTCGGCAACTGGTCTTCATACTACTACAGAGTTCAAGGTTACTCAATGATTGCTCCCGTCATCGGTTTTATGGTTTTCGATGCGTCGAATGCTAGAGCTAAAAGCTTAAAAAGTATCAACCTTGACACAATGGGGAAGCCTATATCAATCCATTTTCCCAACCTGAAATACCCTGATTCAGCAAGATGTACAGCTTTCAACAGTAATGGGACAGTTGATTTCAGTCCCATAATGTTTTCCAATGTGTGTTACACTTCAAACCAAGGCCATTTTTCTGTACTTGTTCCACTAAAGAGGGAAAAAAGGCCATGGTATCCATGGGTGATAGGTGTTGTGCTTGGATTTGGTATGCTGGTTTTTTCAGGTTACTTTGGTTTGGTATTACTTAAGGTTTTGAAGACCAAAAGGGTTCAAGCAATGGAAAGACAAGCTGATGAAGGTGAAATTCTTGATAGCAGATGGGTGAATTGCAGTAAAATGCCATCTGCAACAGTAACTAGAACTCAACCTGTCCTTGAGAATGGTGTGTTCCCACAGTAA